The sequence GCAAGCTCGGCATGGACGCGCCGCTGACCGACTCGGTCCTGACCGTCGAGGACATCGTCGCGACGATCAAGTACCTCGTGTCGCTGCACGCCGAGGAGAAGACCATCGCGGGCACCCGCGACGGCAAGCCGGTCGAGCTCCGCCTCGACGTCGACGACATCGACCACTTCGGCAACCGTCGCATCCGCGCGGTCGGCGAGCTGATCCAGAACCAGGTCCGCACCGGTCTTTCGCGCATGGAGCGCGTCGTCCGCGAGCGCATGACCACTCAAGACATCGAGGCGATCACGCCGCAGACCCTGATCAACGTGCGCCCCGTCGTCGCCGCGATCAAGGAGTTCTTCGGAACGTCGCAGCTGTCGCAGTTCATGGACCAGAACAACCCGCTGTCGGGTCTGACCCACAAGCGCCGCCTGTCCGCGCTCGGCCCCGGTGGTCTGAGCCGCGAGCGCGCCGGTGTCGAGGTCCGCGACGTCCACCCGTCGCACTACGGCCGCATGTGCCCGATCGAGACCCCGGAAGGCCCGAACATCGGCCTGATCGGTTCGCTCGCATCGTTCGCGCGGATCAACTCGTTCGGCTTCATCGAGACGCCATACCGCCGCGTCGTGAACGGCAACGTCACGACCCAGATCGACTACCTCACCGCCTCCGAGGAAGACGACTACGTCGTCGCGCAGGCCAACGCGCCTCTCGACGACAAGTTCGACTTCGTCGAAGACAAGGTCCTCGTCCGCCGCAAGGGCGGCGAGGTCGAGCTCGTCGACAAGTCCGACGTCGACTACATGGACGTCTCGCCGCGCCAGATGGTGTCCGTCGCGACGTCGCTCATCCCGTTCCTCGAGCACGACGACGCGAACCGCGCCCTCATGGGTGCGAACATGCAGCGCCAGGCCGTCCCGCTGGTCCGCAGCGAGTCGCCCCTCGTCGGAACCGGCATGGAGGGCTACACGGCCATCGACGCCGGCGACGTCGTCACCGCCGAGAAGGCCGGTGTCGTCTCCGAGGTCTCGGCCGACGTCGTCACCATCCAGCTCGACGAGGGCGGCACGCAGGACTACTACCTGCGCAAGTTCGACCGCTCCAACCAGGGCGCGTCGTACAACCACCGCGTGATCGTCGACGCCGGTCAGCGCGTCGAGGTCGGAGAGGTCCTGGCCGACGGCCCGGCCACCGAGAACGGCGAGCTCGCGCTCGGCAAGAACCTCCTCGTGGCGTTCATGCCGTGGGAGGGCTACAACTACGAAGACGCGATGATCCTGAGCCAGAACCTGGTGAAGGACGACACGCTCTCCTCGATCCACATCGAGGAGTACGAGGTCGACGCCCGCGACACGAAGCTCGGCAAGGAGGAGATCACCCGTGACCTCCCCAACGTCAGCCCCGACCTGCTGGCCGACCTCGACGAGCGCGGCATCATCCGCATCGGCGCCGAGGTCCGTCCCGGCGACATCCTGGTCGGGAAGGTCACGCCGAAGGGCGAGACCGAGCTCAGCGCCGAGGAGCGTCTGCTCCGCGCGATCTTCAACGAGAAGAGCCGCGAGGTCCGCGACACGTCCCTGAAGGTGCCGCACGGCGAGCAGGGCACGATCATCGGCGTCAAGGTCTTCGACTCGCAGGATGGCGACGACGAGCTCGGCTCGGGCGTCAACCAGCGCGTCGTGGTCTTCATCGCCCAGAAGCGCAAGATCACCGCGGGCGACAAGCTCGCCGGTCGTCACGGCAACAAGGGCGTCATCTCCACGATCCTCCCGGTCGAGGACATGCCGTTCCTCGCCGACGGGACCCCCGTCGACATCGTGCTCAACCCGCTGGGCGTGCCCGGTCGAATGAACTTCGGCCAGGTGCTCGAGATCCACCTCGGGTGGATCGCCAAGCAGGGCTGGAACGTCGACGGCATCCAGGAGTGGGCCGAGAACCTCCCGAAGCACGCGCTGTCGGCTCCGGCCGGCACCAAGGTCGCCACCCCGGTGTTCGACGGTGCTTCGGAGGACGAGATCGCAGGTCTCCTCGACTCGACGCTGGTCACCCGCGACGGCGACCGTCTCATCGGCTCGTCCGGCAAGACGCAGCTCTTCGACGGCCGCTCCGGCGAGCCGTTCCCGGAGCCCGTCTCGGTCGGCTACATGTACATCCTGAAGCTGCACCACCTGGTCGACGACAAGATCCACGCCCGTTCGACCGGCCCGTACTCGATGATCACGCAGCAGCCGCTGGGTGGTAAGGCGCAGTTCGGTGGTCAGCGGTTCGGTGAGATGGAGGTCTGGGCCCTCGAGGCCTACGGAGCCGCGTACGCGCTCCAGGAGCTCCTGACCATCAAGTCCGACGACATCCTGGGCCGCGTCAAGGTCTACGAGGCGATCGTCAAGGGCGAGAACATCCAGGAGCCGGGCATTCCCGAGTCCTTCAAGGTGCTCATCAAGGAGATGCAGTCGCTGTGCCTGAACGTCGAGGTGCTGTCCGCGGACGGCCAGACGGTCAGCCTGCGCGACAACGACGACGAGGTGTTCCGCGCTGCGGAAGAGCTCGGCATCAACATCTCCTCCCGCTTCGAGTCGTCGTCTGTCGACGAGATCTAGAGCGCTCACCCGCCGGGTCCGTCCCAGCACTACGACAACGTCGACACTTTTATAAAAGGGATACACATTGATCGAAGCAACAACATTCGATGAGCTGCGGATCGGCCTCGCTACGGCCGAGAACATCCGCGCCTGGTCACACGGCGAGGTCAAGAAGCCGGAGACCATCAACTACCGCACGCTGAAGCCCGAGAAGGACGGCCTCTTCGGAGAGCAGATCTTCGGACCGAGCCGCGACTGGGAGTGCGCCTGCGGCAAGTACAAGCGAGTCCGCTTCAAAGGCATCGTCTGCGAGCGCTGCGGCGTCGAGGTCACCAAGTCCTCGGTCCGTCGTGAGCGCATGGGCCACATCGAGCTCGCCGCGCCCGTCACGCACATCTGGTACTTCAAGGGTGTTCCGTCGCGTCTCGGCTACCTGCTCGACATGGCTCCGAAGGACCTCGAGAAGGTCATCTACTTCGCGGCCTACATGGTCATCTCGATCGACGAGGAGGGCCGTCACGCCGACATGCCCGGCCTCGAGAACGAGCTCCGCCTCGAGATCAAGCAGCTCGAGTCGCAGCGCGACAGCCGCATCGCCGACCGTCTGAAGAAGCTCGAGGACGACCTCGCCGCCCTGGAGGCGGAGGGTGCCAAGAGCGACCAGAAGCGTCGCGCGAAGGACGGCGCCGAGAAGGAGATGTCGCAGACGCGCAAGTCGTTCGACGAGGACATCAACCGCCTCGAGCGCGTCTGGGAGGACTTCCGCTCGCTCAAGGTCGGCGACCTCAAGCCCGAGGACGCCGTCTTCCACGAGCTCCAGGACCGCTTCGGCATCTACTTCGAGGCCCACATGGGCGCCGAGGCGATCCAGAAGCGCCTGCAGTCGTTCGACCTGGAGGCCGAGGCCGAGGTCCTGCACGACCAGATCGCGAACGGCAAGGGTCAGAAGAAGATCCGCGCCATCAAGCGCCTGCGCGTCGTGTCGAGCTTCCTGTCGACCGGCAACTCGCCGGCCGCCATGGTGCTCGAGGTCGTCCCGGTCATCCCGCCGGAGCTCCGCCCGATGGTGCAGCTCGACGGTGGCCGCTTCGCGACCTCCGACCTCAACGACCTCTACCGTCGCGTGATCAACCGCAACAACCGTCTCCGTCGTCTGCTCGACCTCGGCGCGCCCGAGATCATCGTCAACAACGAGAAGCGGATGCTGCAGGAGGCCGTCGACGCGCTGTTCGACAACGGTCGCCGCGGTCGTCCCGTCACCGGCACCGGCAACCGCGCCCTGAAGTCCCTGAGCGACATGCTCAAGGGAAAGCAGGGTCGTTTCCGCCAGAACCTGCTCGGCAAGCGCGTCGACTACTCGGGTCGTTCCGTCATCATCGTCGGACCGACGCTGAAGCTGCACCAGTGCGGTCTGCCCAAGCAGATGGCTCTCGAGCTCTTCAAGCCGTTCGTGATCAAGCGCCTCATCGACCTCAGCCACGCTCAGAACATCAAGAGCGCCAAGCGCATGGTCGAGCGTTCGCGCCCGCAGGTCTGGGACGTCCTCGAAGAGATCATCCGTGAGCGCCCGGTCCTCCTGAACCGTGCTCCCACGCTGCACCGCCTGGGCATCCAGGCCTTCGAGCCGCTCCTCGTCGAGGGCAAGGCCATCCAGCTGCACCCGCTCGTCTGCGCCGCCTTCAACGCGGACTTCGACGGCGACCAGATGGCCGTCCACCTCCCGCTGAGCGTCGAGGCCCAGGCCGAGGCCCGCATCCTGATGCTGGCGTCGAACAACATCCTGAAGCCGTCCGACGGTCGTCCGGTGACCCTGCCCGCCCAGGACATGATCATCGGTCTGCACCACCTGACCACGGTCACCGAGGGTGCGACGGGCGAGGGCCGCGCGTTCTCGTCGGTCTCCGAGGCGATCCTGGCCAAGGATCAGGGCTCGCTCGACCTCAACGCCGTCGTCAAGATCCGCATCCCGGGTCTGACGTTCGCCGAGGGTCAGGCTCCGGCCGGTTACGTCGAGGGTGACACCACCCTGGTCGAGACCACGCTGGGCCGTGCGATCTTCAACGAGGCGCTCCCGGCCGACTACCCGTTCGTCCAGGAGGTCACCGACAAGGGCGTCCTCTCGACGATCGTCAACGACCTCGCCGAGCGGTACCCGAAGGTCGCCGTCGCGGCGGCTCTCGACAACATCAAGGACGCGGGCTTCTACTGGGCTTCGCGTTCCGGTGTGACCGTCGCTCTCTCGGACATCCTCACGCCTCCGCGCAAGCCGGAGATCGTCGCGGGCTACGAGAAGCAGGCCGCGGCCGTCCAGGGCGAGTTCGACAAGGGCCTCATCTCCGACGCCGAGCGTCGCGCCGACCTGATCAAGATCTGGACGGAGGCGACCAACGAGGTCGCCGCTGCGATGCGCGAGAACTTCCCGAAGAACAACACCATCAACCGCATGGTGACCTCGGGTGCTCGTGGTAACTGGCTGCAGGTCCGCAACATCGCGGGCATGCGAGGCCTGGTGAACAACCCGAAGGGCGACATCATCCCTCGTCCGATCATCTCCTCGTACCGCGAGGGGCTGTCGGTGGCCGAGTACTTCATCGCGACGCACGGTGCCCGCAAGGGTCTGGCCGACACGGCTCTCCGTACGGCCGACTCGGGGTACCTGACCCGTCGTCTGGTCGACGTGTCGCAGGACGTCATCATCCGTGAGGACGACTGCGGTACGACGCGCGGGCTCGAGATGCCCATCGCGGCTCCCGACTCCACCGGCAAGCTGGTGCGCGACGCGACGGTCGAGAACACCGTCTACGCCCGCACGCTGTCTGCCGAGGCTGTCGACCCGAAGGGCACCGTCGTGGCCGAGGCCGGCGCCGATGTCGGAGACGTCCTGATCGACCAGCTGGTCGCCGCGGGCGTCGAGACCATCAAGGTCCGCTCGGTCCTGACCTGCGAGTCGGCCGTCGGTGTCTGTGCGAAGTGCTACGGCCGTTCGCTCGCCACCGGCAACCTCGTCGACATCGGAGAGGCCGTCGGCATCATCGCGGCCCAGTCGATCGGCGAGCCCGGCACGCAGCTGACCATGCGCACCTTCCACACCGGTGGTTCGGCCTCGGCCGACGACATCACGCAGGGTCTGCCCCGCGTCACCGAGCTGTTCGAGGCCCGCACCCCCAAGGGTGCGTCCCCGATCGCCGATGCCGCAGGCCGAGTCACGATCGAGGACACCGACCGTGCCCGCCGCGTGATCCTCACCCCCGACAACGGCGACGAGCCGGTCATCTACCCCGTCCTCAAGCGCTCGACCCTCCTCATCGAGGACGGTCAGCACGTCGAGCTCGGTCAGCAGATCATCGCCGGTGCCGTCGACCCGAAGGAAGTCCTCCGGGTCAAGGGCGTGCGAGCCGTGCAGCAGCACCTGGTGGGAGGCGTCCAGGACGTCTACCGCTCGCAGGGTGTGCCGATCCACGACAAGCACATCGAGGTCATCGTCCGTCAGATGCTCCGCAAGGTGACCGTCGTCGACCACGCCGACACCGACCTGCTCCCCGGTGAGCTCGTCGACCGGATGCGCTACAACGAGATCAACCGCGCCGCCCTGACCGAGGGCAAGAAGACGGCTTCGGCTCGTCAAGAGGTCCTCGGTATC is a genomic window of Frondihabitans peucedani containing:
- the rpoB gene encoding DNA-directed RNA polymerase subunit beta produces the protein MAAAPNAQTNSPKNGRAAQRLSFAKITDTLTVPDLLALQTESFDWLVGNDVWKGRLAEGQAQGRTDLAVHSGLEEIFEEISPIEDLGETMQLSFTAPELEDPKYSIDECKERGKTYAAPLYVNAEFMNHLTGEIKTQTVFMGDFPLMTERGTFIINGTERVVVSQLVRSPGVYFDRTPEKTSDKDVYSSRIIPSRGAWLEFEIDKRDQVGVRIDRKRKQSVTVFLKALGLTSEEILEEFKGFASIEATLEKDAILTKEEALKDIYRKLRPGEQVAAEAARALLDNFYFNPKRYDLAKVGRYKINRKLGMDAPLTDSVLTVEDIVATIKYLVSLHAEEKTIAGTRDGKPVELRLDVDDIDHFGNRRIRAVGELIQNQVRTGLSRMERVVRERMTTQDIEAITPQTLINVRPVVAAIKEFFGTSQLSQFMDQNNPLSGLTHKRRLSALGPGGLSRERAGVEVRDVHPSHYGRMCPIETPEGPNIGLIGSLASFARINSFGFIETPYRRVVNGNVTTQIDYLTASEEDDYVVAQANAPLDDKFDFVEDKVLVRRKGGEVELVDKSDVDYMDVSPRQMVSVATSLIPFLEHDDANRALMGANMQRQAVPLVRSESPLVGTGMEGYTAIDAGDVVTAEKAGVVSEVSADVVTIQLDEGGTQDYYLRKFDRSNQGASYNHRVIVDAGQRVEVGEVLADGPATENGELALGKNLLVAFMPWEGYNYEDAMILSQNLVKDDTLSSIHIEEYEVDARDTKLGKEEITRDLPNVSPDLLADLDERGIIRIGAEVRPGDILVGKVTPKGETELSAEERLLRAIFNEKSREVRDTSLKVPHGEQGTIIGVKVFDSQDGDDELGSGVNQRVVVFIAQKRKITAGDKLAGRHGNKGVISTILPVEDMPFLADGTPVDIVLNPLGVPGRMNFGQVLEIHLGWIAKQGWNVDGIQEWAENLPKHALSAPAGTKVATPVFDGASEDEIAGLLDSTLVTRDGDRLIGSSGKTQLFDGRSGEPFPEPVSVGYMYILKLHHLVDDKIHARSTGPYSMITQQPLGGKAQFGGQRFGEMEVWALEAYGAAYALQELLTIKSDDILGRVKVYEAIVKGENIQEPGIPESFKVLIKEMQSLCLNVEVLSADGQTVSLRDNDDEVFRAAEELGINISSRFESSSVDEI
- a CDS encoding DNA-directed RNA polymerase subunit beta' yields the protein MIEATTFDELRIGLATAENIRAWSHGEVKKPETINYRTLKPEKDGLFGEQIFGPSRDWECACGKYKRVRFKGIVCERCGVEVTKSSVRRERMGHIELAAPVTHIWYFKGVPSRLGYLLDMAPKDLEKVIYFAAYMVISIDEEGRHADMPGLENELRLEIKQLESQRDSRIADRLKKLEDDLAALEAEGAKSDQKRRAKDGAEKEMSQTRKSFDEDINRLERVWEDFRSLKVGDLKPEDAVFHELQDRFGIYFEAHMGAEAIQKRLQSFDLEAEAEVLHDQIANGKGQKKIRAIKRLRVVSSFLSTGNSPAAMVLEVVPVIPPELRPMVQLDGGRFATSDLNDLYRRVINRNNRLRRLLDLGAPEIIVNNEKRMLQEAVDALFDNGRRGRPVTGTGNRALKSLSDMLKGKQGRFRQNLLGKRVDYSGRSVIIVGPTLKLHQCGLPKQMALELFKPFVIKRLIDLSHAQNIKSAKRMVERSRPQVWDVLEEIIRERPVLLNRAPTLHRLGIQAFEPLLVEGKAIQLHPLVCAAFNADFDGDQMAVHLPLSVEAQAEARILMLASNNILKPSDGRPVTLPAQDMIIGLHHLTTVTEGATGEGRAFSSVSEAILAKDQGSLDLNAVVKIRIPGLTFAEGQAPAGYVEGDTTLVETTLGRAIFNEALPADYPFVQEVTDKGVLSTIVNDLAERYPKVAVAAALDNIKDAGFYWASRSGVTVALSDILTPPRKPEIVAGYEKQAAAVQGEFDKGLISDAERRADLIKIWTEATNEVAAAMRENFPKNNTINRMVTSGARGNWLQVRNIAGMRGLVNNPKGDIIPRPIISSYREGLSVAEYFIATHGARKGLADTALRTADSGYLTRRLVDVSQDVIIREDDCGTTRGLEMPIAAPDSTGKLVRDATVENTVYARTLSAEAVDPKGTVVAEAGADVGDVLIDQLVAAGVETIKVRSVLTCESAVGVCAKCYGRSLATGNLVDIGEAVGIIAAQSIGEPGTQLTMRTFHTGGSASADDITQGLPRVTELFEARTPKGASPIADAAGRVTIEDTDRARRVILTPDNGDEPVIYPVLKRSTLLIEDGQHVELGQQIIAGAVDPKEVLRVKGVRAVQQHLVGGVQDVYRSQGVPIHDKHIEVIVRQMLRKVTVVDHADTDLLPGELVDRMRYNEINRAALTEGKKTASARQEVLGITKASLATESWLSAASFQETTRVLTQAAMEGKSDPLMGLKENVIIGKLIPAGTGLSRYRDVAVEATEEAKAERYPNRVFTDDASFNEADLSFVDFDSFSSDDFTPGTYN